A part of Methanobrevibacter oralis genomic DNA contains:
- a CDS encoding Ig-like domain repeat protein has protein sequence MIFLVLLITIVAVNSVSAHDLDENSTFNLNSVDSIGISESTDVDISQEENALDLEIDNSSNIKIENDKTVMKSSDNKPILGTGQYDEFNGKEYYYDDDLTSEILNPKDSYYVGDVLQIKLNDEKNAYNFGSSTKVYVRIDGDSNNMKDMGTYSDLLNNTLFYEINETGSHYFQVVLKSYMNTWFAKGFGITNIKEKPVSNTTLKIYFNSTADDFVYLKAGTLVTIGDILSDSTFGDEIQNYITFENGKIAEKITLYAGGQKLGEMSVGLEPTNSLYVTYKAYTNTSFTNAGVWLINAIYKGNGVLSNATSNNLTIIYYSPSTTALSLDSNSVKKGKSIKITPKVLINSNNYETNDGTIDIYVDDVLVAGNININENYTLDTSSLDLGNHKVHAVYHDFKEEYKGVMYTTINGSSSEKYTFEVIEDTSISTLKIYEEDDPNNTTLLVYPDFASGVTLFLYNSLSNSNFTDDELYDLLKYTGIKCDVYVDGVKVDSTYTGYKNGSTLSSYTKYKLQLNSGKHTVQYYHPGYANKNIPESWSNILTVYVGSVPDYATNISVSLSKNEIKRGESIVITPTVLDKENNNVINEGKVFIYLDNAIVANITAGESYSLVDTNSLTFGEHEVYAIYEGFNKSNLHYLNSTSDKVKFNVTKFTKTTTTTVEIEDNSVNVDVPVVITPIVKDDNGTIIMGLVEIYVNGVKVNTTEVGDNFIYRDTSKAGIYNVSAKYLGDETADTVYAPSSSQNYTFTVKLYSIDIEITDMEAKVGENVTYDFDLGKNVTGNVTVKVGDKSFIGVLDGGKVSINVTGMSAGDYTVVALYSGDDKYEAASSEEASLNITKNDCEITLDAPSVNVGEEQVITVNLPDDATGTVNITVGDKVFNNVEVKNATAIIKVDLPAGNYTVTAVYSGDDKYNPSNETTSNFSVSKIKVVLNTSNLSMKYGDGSKFAPILTDIDGNPIVGVTVDLTIGGKTYHAITDENGNAKFPILEKPGLYNVVTSFNGSDTYESALDANNKISIVTNPKLIENKDIAMYFLDGTYYKVRATDKYGKFVGAGEIVNIKINGVTYKVKTDAAGYAKLKINLNPKTYTITSEYQGHVVSNKLVVKQTLSASAKTVKKGKSFKYTAKLVDKNKKPVKGKKITFKFKGKTYSAKTNSKGIASIKLKVGSVGKYTISIRYIKNTILKKITVKK, from the coding sequence ATGATTTTTTTAGTGCTTTTAATAACTATTGTAGCTGTTAATTCGGTTAGTGCACATGATTTAGACGAAAATTCAACTTTTAATCTGAATAGTGTCGATTCAATAGGTATTAGCGAAAGTACTGATGTTGATATTTCACAAGAAGAAAATGCACTCGATTTAGAAATTGATAATAGTTCTAATATCAAAATTGAAAATGATAAAACAGTAATGAAATCCTCTGATAATAAACCTATTTTAGGTACTGGTCAATATGATGAGTTTAATGGTAAAGAATATTATTACGATGATGATTTGACATCAGAAATTCTTAATCCAAAGGATTCCTATTATGTGGGGGATGTTTTACAAATCAAACTAAATGATGAAAAAAATGCTTATAATTTTGGTTCCAGTACTAAAGTATATGTTCGTATTGATGGTGATAGTAATAACATGAAAGATATGGGCACTTATTCTGATTTATTAAATAATACACTTTTTTATGAGATAAACGAAACTGGTTCACATTATTTCCAAGTAGTTTTAAAATCTTATATGAATACTTGGTTTGCAAAAGGTTTTGGAATTACAAATATTAAGGAAAAACCTGTTTCAAACACTACTCTTAAAATTTACTTTAATTCAACTGCTGATGATTTTGTTTATCTTAAAGCAGGTACATTAGTAACTATTGGAGACATATTATCTGATTCAACCTTTGGTGATGAGATTCAAAATTATATAACTTTCGAAAATGGAAAAATAGCTGAAAAAATTACTTTATATGCTGGAGGGCAAAAATTAGGTGAAATGAGTGTTGGTCTGGAACCTACTAATTCACTATATGTTACATATAAAGCTTATACTAATACTAGTTTTACAAATGCAGGTGTTTGGTTAATCAATGCTATTTATAAGGGCAATGGTGTTCTTTCAAATGCAACTAGTAATAATTTAACTATTATTTATTACAGCCCATCTACAACTGCTCTTAGTTTAGATTCAAACTCTGTTAAAAAAGGTAAATCTATTAAAATTACTCCAAAAGTTCTTATTAATTCAAATAATTATGAAACAAATGATGGAACAATTGATATTTACGTTGATGACGTATTGGTAGCTGGAAACATTAATATTAATGAAAATTATACATTAGATACTTCTAGCTTAGATTTAGGTAATCATAAGGTCCATGCTGTTTATCATGATTTTAAAGAAGAGTATAAAGGAGTAATGTATACAACTATTAATGGAAGTTCTTCTGAGAAGTATACTTTTGAAGTTATTGAGGATACATCAATATCAACTCTTAAAATCTATGAAGAAGATGATCCAAACAATACTACTTTGTTAGTATACCCTGATTTTGCTAGTGGTGTTACTTTATTTTTATACAATTCACTATCTAATTCTAATTTTACAGATGATGAGTTATATGATTTATTAAAATATACAGGCATTAAATGTGATGTTTATGTAGACGGTGTAAAAGTAGACAGTACCTATACTGGTTATAAAAATGGTTCTACTCTTAGTTCTTATACTAAATATAAACTACAACTTAATTCAGGTAAACATACAGTTCAATATTATCATCCTGGATATGCAAATAAAAATATTCCAGAATCTTGGAGTAATATTTTAACTGTTTATGTTGGAAGTGTACCTGATTATGCTACAAATATTAGTGTTTCATTAAGCAAAAATGAAATTAAACGTGGCGAATCAATTGTAATTACTCCCACTGTTTTAGATAAAGAGAATAATAATGTTATTAATGAAGGTAAAGTATTTATTTATTTAGATAATGCTATTGTAGCTAATATTACTGCTGGTGAATCATATTCTTTAGTCGATACAAATTCCTTAACTTTTGGTGAACATGAAGTATATGCAATATATGAAGGATTCAATAAATCCAATCTTCATTATTTAAATAGCACATCTGATAAGGTAAAATTCAATGTAACTAAATTTACCAAAACTACAACAACCACTGTTGAAATTGAAGATAATAGTGTTAATGTCGATGTTCCTGTTGTTATTACTCCAATTGTCAAAGATGATAATGGTACAATTATTATGGGCCTAGTAGAAATTTATGTAAATGGTGTTAAAGTTAATACTACCGAAGTTGGTGATAATTTTATTTACAGAGACACTTCTAAAGCAGGTATTTACAATGTTTCTGCTAAATACTTAGGTGATGAAACAGCAGATACGGTATATGCTCCAAGTTCTTCTCAAAATTATACTTTCACCGTGAAATTATATTCTATTGACATTGAAATAACAGATATGGAAGCTAAAGTTGGTGAAAATGTTACTTATGATTTTGACTTAGGGAAAAATGTTACAGGTAATGTAACTGTTAAAGTTGGAGATAAATCATTTATTGGTGTTCTTGATGGTGGTAAAGTAAGTATTAATGTAACTGGCATGTCTGCTGGAGATTATACTGTTGTTGCTTTGTATTCTGGAGATGATAAATATGAAGCTGCTAGTTCTGAAGAAGCTAGTTTAAATATTACTAAAAATGATTGTGAAATTACTTTAGATGCTCCTTCTGTTAATGTTGGAGAAGAACAAGTAATAACTGTTAACCTTCCTGATGATGCTACTGGAACTGTTAATATAACTGTTGGCGATAAAGTATTTAATAATGTTGAAGTTAAAAATGCTACAGCTATAATTAAAGTTGATTTGCCTGCAGGTAATTACACTGTTACTGCTGTTTACAGTGGTGATGATAAATACAATCCATCTAATGAGACTACTTCTAACTTCTCAGTATCTAAAATTAAAGTTGTTTTAAATACTTCAAATTTATCTATGAAATATGGTGATGGATCTAAATTCGCACCGATATTAACAGATATTGATGGTAATCCTATTGTTGGTGTGACTGTTGATTTAACTATTGGTGGTAAAACATATCATGCAATCACTGATGAAAATGGAAATGCTAAATTCCCTATTTTAGAAAAACCTGGTTTATATAATGTTGTAACTTCTTTTAATGGTAGTGATACTTATGAAAGTGCATTAGATGCAAATAATAAGATAAGCATTGTTACAAACCCTAAACTAATTGAAAATAAAGATATTGCAATGTATTTTTTAGATGGAACTTATTACAAAGTTCGAGCTACTGATAAATATGGCAAGTTTGTTGGTGCAGGGGAAATTGTAAATATTAAAATTAATGGAGTGACTTATAAGGTTAAAACCGATGCAGCAGGTTATGCTAAATTGAAAATTAATCTTAATCCTAAAACATATACAATTACCTCTGAATATCAAGGACATGTTGTATCTAATAAACTTGTTGTAAAACAAACCCTATCAGCAAGTGCTAAAACAGTTAAAAAGGGTAAATCCTTTAAATATACTGCAAAATTAGTAG